The Vitis vinifera cultivar Pinot Noir 40024 chromosome 8, ASM3070453v1 genome segment aaactGAAGTAACGAGGGCTCAGCTGAGGTGGCCCAACCCCACAAACAAGATTGCTTAACAGAGAAACCCACCAACTAGTTCCTATACATGTTGCAGTAATTTTGGTCCTTGGGGTGATAATGCACGACCCATAAAAGAAAGGCTTCTCTCTGCAGTAAGGAAGTAAACCTAGTAGCCAAAAGTAGGAGACAACAACTAATTGCGGTGCTTCAAGGGCTCCTTTCAATCTTTACAAATCCTTATCATGCAAGTCATTTTCAGTATCAGTTTTCAAATCaagtctttctttctctctttcaatCATGCAAGTCTCTTTCAGTTTTTGCTTTCCAATCAACTCTCTCAGTGGGAAGGCCAAAGTGATTACCCACATGGGGCTATGGGAGCAGCAACGACAAAACGTACACTATTCAAAGCCAAGCTTTACCAACCACCTCGACTCACGAATCTCTCTatcaaatcaaaccaaactgATAACAacacaaaacataaaatagaataaGCTACACGCCCACATCCAAGTACATTGTTCAATTTCATGCATCTTCTCCAACAATATCATGGGCCTCCTCCATTCATCAAAAAACACAAATTATTTGAATCAAAGCTAATTCTCTGAaaacatgtattttttttaccttcCATAACCTTACCAGAGTTGCATACGTGCTAAGAGCAGTCAGGTTTGGGTTCAACACATGCTAAAAGCCTCCTGAACAGGAGAGGACAAACTATGGATTTGAATCAGATCCCTTATGACCGATGTGCAGGGATGATATCATCAGGGAATGCACAATGCAAAAAGAAGGTTATGCATGAAGCATACATTTCTGTCCTAAAACTCCATTGTTTGTGCTCTCCGACATAAGCATCcttgtaaaaatcattttgtaTATAAGCACCACCTTGAACGGTACACTGCATCAGGCAGCAAGACCAGATCCTTTCTAATTCATTATGGTCATAAGATTAAAAGCATGTACAACTTTTATGAGCAAAATCAGCAAACAGCGAGTATAAAGCACAGAGATAACCAAAATAGGGTTGAGACATAAATCAATTAGGGGTAATAATGTTTGGCACTAGCAATGGATGATAAGCAAATGTGAATTTACCCATTTATTCATAGTTTTCAAATTTTGGTTTATGGTACCTAAGACACTTAAAGGAGTCGGGTCATGCAGTAAATTTCCTTTAACCTTCACTTTTAAGTGAATATGTACAACCTGTGTCAGTAGCTCACTTTCTGGACTCAAAGAACATCTCTTATTAGAGACATCATGTTGGTTTTGCAGGGGTCTTGTCTTTCTGTGGAGAATTCGAATCTTCCTTCTTCTCCATGATTTGTTGTATACCTTCTTGATACCCTTCAATGAAACTTTTGAGAGCATCCCTATAAGCAGAAGCCCTTGTCATATATACCTGCTGCAAAGCAGGTCTCAGTGTCTCCATTCCCCCTCTGGCAGCCACAGCTATTTATTTAATACCAGAAAAAAGGTATGGAACCATTGTCAGAATTCAACACCACAAATTTCAAGTTCAAggagcaaaaataaaatgacaatagGACCCATCATACACGTCATATCAGACAAGTTGAACTCATAATCTTACTGATAGCATAATCATCATAAAACAAGGAACTAGTGCATTTTCCACTGTTCATGCATGGAAATACAGGAATATGTTTCCATTGTGGAGTAATTCTCCTCTGTAATAATACCTAAAATTATATCCAATTGAATCATAAATAACTAAAACACACTCAGTTTGGCCATTTTAAATGATCCATTAATCATGGTTCTCTTTTCAGCTATAGGTACACACCCAATAGCAATAGAcagcaaaattttcatttaaatatgtaaCATAAATTGAGGCAGAGAACAGTGTGTGACAAGTGAAGAGAGTAACAAGATTCCTGCCAATAGAACCACCTAGTCAAGGCAagcatataatatattatttatcaatataGTTTATTATTATCTCAATAAACTTGTTTGCCTCAGTGGGAGATAGTGTGTTTTGGTGTGCAGAGCACTTGGAGCAAACTTTGATAACAACAATTAATGTTGGGAAATGAACCAATTAGAAGAGACCAAGGTCTACACCAAAGCAAGGAAAGTTGTTTCTCATCACAAAACTTTCCTTGTGGTTTTGGTGTCTCTTcaagtacaattttttttataggcaaggACTTCTTCAATTACATACTAATTGCTTTCCCTCATTCTCATAGTCATACCACAAATCCCTAAAAGAAACCTTTAGAtgtgtttggtaaaattaaaaacttaatacttaGTGACTTAAGATGGCTTAATCTAAATGTTGCTGAATTTGTTGACTTAAAACCGATTTATTAATTCTTACactaagtattaaggttatttggtaaaactaattttttttactattaaatatAATGTTTGTACTCTTATTAATATTATGTAATATctttataagaaagaaatagtTGATGCTAGTGATAGAGACTTAATGAGAAATAGAAAGTTTTGGGCAATGAGAAAACTAGTTTGGATTCACAAACAGTGATTGcttttaacttaattacttTTGATTTTAAGTAGCATTATTAAGTTATATTACCAAACATAATTAACATGCTTAATGACTTAAATAGTTAAAAACTCAGATGACAATTCATAACACTAATTAAAAGCCAATTTAGCAGAAAAAGTAGATAACTTAGATATTTATGGTTTTAAGCCATATGAACCAAGTAGAACATCAAGTAACTTACTAACACATATATGTTAAGTGATCTACCACAACTTTTAGACAACATTTTTATAGCATCAATCCACGACCGTAAGGTAGAAATTTCTTACCAAGATCCTCCAATGTGGAAGGTTCTTTTTCTTTAGTTGTACTCCTTGCTCCCACTGGTTTATCTTCAGTCTCTTCATCCTTCTTATAGTCATTTGGCCGAAGTTCAGGACCAATATCCCGTACCCAGCTAGCAGCATAAAGCCTAGATGCCTCC includes the following:
- the LOC100247671 gene encoding uncharacterized protein LOC100247671, with amino-acid sequence MKLKVVWRKVCDYIRYDLKEIAFPSSLPDPPHIKKRRKLTWQERYYVLKEASRLYAASWVRDIGPELRPNDYKKDEETEDKPVGARSTTKEKEPSTLEDLAVAARGGMETLRPALQQVYMTRASAYRDALKSFIEGYQEGIQQIMEKKEDSNSPQKDKTPAKPT